The DNA window CAACGTATCAACAAAGTAACGACAACGCATTGGCGACAAACGCGAGTAACCACCCCTGACGACAACGCGGCGCAACCTCGCCCCATTTGAGCCACGCAAGAACGAACTATATGTTGCTGCTTTGCAGAAGCGAAATAGggttcttccattttttcgagCGTTAACGAAGCAgttgtttgtttgttcctACGTGGAGAGGTGGGGTTTAATTTATGTTCCGGCCTGTAGGCGCAACAAGCTGCGAAGGGGAGCGgcacgtcattttttttttttttttttttcgtttcgaAAGAACAGTTCGACAGTCTCCATAGATTGAGCGTCGTTCACAGTTAATAACAGTTTAGTCTATGTTTGAGGGGAAAACGATTTCCGTGGGGCTGTACCTCGTTGGGATGTAGCCCCGGCCGTGTACCGCGTCGTTATGCGTTTAGCTCGTCCCCCTAACGCGGGTAAAAGTGGTATAGGTGAAGACTGCCCAGTGGAGGGGGTGAAGGAGAGGCGAGCTGAACTGAGCGGAACTGAGCGGAACTGAGCGGAACTGAGCGGAACTGAGCGGAACCGAGCTGAACCGAGCTGAACCGAGCTGAACCGAGCGGAACCGAGCTGAACCGAGCGGAACCGAGCTGAACCGAGCGGAACCGAGCTGAACCGAGCGGACAAATGCGTGCGgcgaatttatttttgtgcgcACAAGTATGcctaatacatatatacgtatatgtatgcacctGTTTGGAGGCGCGAGTTGGACCCCCGCAGCGTGACACtacctttttcatttcaacCAGGTATAGGAGGCTGTAACGTCTCATTTGAAGCTGTGGGGGGCGTGAAGCTGCCACCCATTGAGTTGTACTCTCTCCCCACTTGGAATTCAACCCGTAGAGAACACCATGCTGAACTACAGTCTAAGCAACATCTGCGGGTGCGTGTACACCGGGGGGAAAATCCGCTTCAGCGGTGATGGCAACACTCTCTTTGTGCCAGTGAACAACCGAATTAATGTCTACGATCTGAGCGACAATAAATGCAACACGCTAAAATCGGAAAGTAAGAATGATTTGAGACATATCGTAATTCATCCCAATATGGAAATAGCCATAACGATTGATAAGTTCGAGTACGGGTGCATATTGAATTTGTTAAAGGATCAGATTATATCTCGAATACTTTTCAAGTCGAAGACAGGGATCGTGACATCTTTTAACTACGAGAGTATGTATTCTCCTCAGGAGGAACAAGACTCTGTGAATTGCGCCTTGTTCACACACAGGGGAGAGTACTTCCTACTTGGAATCGGGAGGAGAGTCGTCATATGGAAAAGTCCCAATAGGAAGAATAACTACAGACTGGTTAAATACAACGATATTTGCTACCACTCGTTGAATGTGACATGGATTGATGTGTCGGAGGATGACCGTTTCTTTTTGACCTGCTCGTATGACTTGACTATTCGGATCCACACTGTGGAAAAGAGGCGGAAGGTGCGGCCTACCGTTTTGGGCGGGAACAAGAGCACCATTGTGgcggcttttttttccaagggCGGGGAGTTCATCTTTAGTGTGAATCAGTCGGGCCTGATTTTGGTCTGGTCCTACGAGGAGGCGATGAGCGAAGAGGTGGGAGGAGCGGCGGGTGAggcggggggagaagcgatgAACGAAGCGACCGGCGATGGGACAGAGGAATCGCCTGAACAGCCTGAACAGCCGGAACAGCCGCTATCCACAGCGTCGGCCCCCACCAAGGCGTTCGCGAGGAGGTGGCGGCAGAAGAAGGTCTACTTCTGCAACCAGGAGAAGAATGAAGAAGTGACGAGCGTGTGCTTCAACCGGGAGCACTCCCTAGTGGTGATCGCCTACTCGAGCGGGCGCTTCGGGATCTACAGCGCACCGGACATGACCTCCCTCTACACAATAAGCATAAACGCCAGCACAATAGATGACATTACGATCAGCAACGATGGACAGTGGATAGCCCTCGCGGAGGCGAACAACGGAACGGTGATAGTTTGGGAGTGGAAAAGTGAAAGTTACATCATGAAGCAGAGTACCACGAGTAGGAATGTCAGATGTGTGAAATTCTCTCCAATCATTAGCCACCTCAAGATAGGGAGTCACATCGTAGAAACAGCAAATGCATACCATGAGAGTGAAAATTTTACTAGCAAATTTGTTATCGTCACGGGGAGTGAAGATGGGAGTATTCGGTTATACGATTATGTGAGTTATATGaattttgttactttttctGTCCACACGGATGCAGTGACTGATGTGTGTTTCCTTCCTCAGGGGAATGCATTCGTGTCGTGTTCTTTGGATGGGACAGTGCGGGCGTTTGACCTGTTGAGATATCGTAATTTTAAGGTGTATACAGCGTGTGAGTTGGAGGAGGATGGGGGGAGTGGTGGTGGTTCTCGAGGAGGGGCCCCCCAACTGCAGGTGCAGTTCCTATGTGTGAGTGTGAACCTAAGTGGGAATATCGTCGCTGCAGGGGGTCGAGGTAGCGAGTATGTAGTGTACATATGGAATGTACAAACAGCTAAATGTATCGATAAGCTGTACGGACATAACTCTCCAATTATGAAGGTTTGTTTCAGTACGAGTCTTAAAAACGAAGGCATAATAGCAAGCTGCTCCTGGAGCAAGAAGGTGCTACTATGGGATCTATACGCACGAAGGAATAAAGGAAGCAAATTCGACGAGATGGTCAATTCACACGACGTTTCTTTTATGTGTTTTGATCCGAGAGGAAATGATATACTAGCTATATGCACCATGagttgtaaaattattttttgggATGTACAATCGCAGGAAATAATTGGGACGGTGGAAGGAGCGAGGGATATTAAAAGGGGCCACTACATTGGACAGCAATACTCAGCCATTCCTAGgatgaagaagcggaagaaaataatgcatGGTAGGCATGacgaaaatggaaagcaTGCTGACTCTGTGTACGAGGATGAATTGGAAGATGAAGGGATAAACTCTGTGGTGAATCAGAACTGCTACTTCACTGCTGTGGATTAcatacaaaatgggaactaCATCATTGGTTGCGCCAATTGTAGTGTCTCCTTGTACATCTACGATACGAACCTGTACGTattgatgaaaataattgaTTTGACTTCAAACTACTGTGTGGATGGGATCAGGAGGGAGTACTCAAGGAGGTACCTGACTGCTCAGGGTAGCAATATTTGTGAGTTCGACCTAAGTGATGAGGAAGGAGATCTATACATCGACAAGTACAGAATCGctaataggaaaaaaaagaacagcaTGCTACCTGGCAGCTTGGAGGAACATTGGATGGTGAACAGATTTAAGAAACACAAACTTACGTTAAATCGATTGAGCATCTCAGGTGACGATCGACACGTGGCTGTTGCGTGTAGTGTCGGTCTATACGTTTTTACGAAGGACCACCAGTTTCAATACGTCGTTCCGGTTAGGTTGTGTTCAAAGAACGGGGATGGCAAGCACATAACTTCGGGGGGTAACGGTGGCTACCGAGGACTTGTGGCTCCTCTACTGTACGAACCGCAATACTTAACAGAGCATGTGAATGTGAGAAATTTGAAGATGGCCGTGAGGAGGAATGAGTATGTGAAGGCATTCCTCCTGTGTTTGGCTTTAAATAGCTATGAACACATAGTGGAGGTGTATGAGAAGACCCCCTACCATGTGGTTCCCCTGTGCGTGAAGATACTGACCAAGCCGTTTGTCTTTTTACTGATTAATTTCATTAAAGTGCTGCTCCTTAACGATACGATGAAGCATATCCACCTGCACTTGTGTTATTtgaatgccatttttacgaGTCACTTTAGCGTTTTCGTGAATACAGACATGGGGGGTCAGTCTTCCCGGGGCGGAAGCACTAAGCAGgggaagcagcagcaggggaagcagcaggagcagcagcagggcGGCGGGGCTAGGGTAGTTTCTCCCCACGGGGTGGAGGACCACCGGAACGCGCTGCTGCTCATCCTGAAGCAGCTGTTCACGGTGTACAGCGGGCTGCAGCACCTGTACGGCGATAACACCCACGTGCTGCGCTACCTCTGCGCGCAGCGGCCCTAGTGCCCCACCTGTACCCAATGGGGGGAAACAGGCCTCACGTTTGTATTTGTAGCATGGCAGCCTTTTTTAacgtatattttgtttttcccgtttgaccgctcccccacacacatacgcaaaaggggaaactcttttttttttttttttttttatttatttttttttttctcccttccgGTGGGGAAAAAACCTCACCTGCGGTAGGTGTGTCTCGCTTGACAGTTCCGTTATGAGCAGTTCGTCGTGGtcaccaagggggggggtCACCAAAGTGCagggtttaaaaaatgcgttTTACTGCGTCGGTGCGTGTACGCGCGAAAATGTAGCAGAGTGGAGTGCACCGGTTACTGCTCAAAGGGACGTAAACCTCAGGTAGGGCTTCTCCGACGGCAGTTGTACCTTCTGCACCCCCTTGGGGAAGAGAGCAGGCAAATCTGCATCCCCCACGGTGGGTAGGACGCAGCACTTGTCGCCCACTTTCCAGTTCACGGGGGTTGCCACGGGCTGTTCACTCGTCAACTGCAACGATTTAAGGACACGTAAAATCTCGTTGGCATTCCGTCCAGTAGTAGCAGGATATAATAACGTTGCTTTTACAACTTTATccggagaaataaaaaaaacgcatctGCATGTGAGTGGCAATCCTTTAAtgtctttttccttttcatccataatttttaaccTTGTGGCTAGCTCTCTAGATTCGTCACACACAATGGGTATCTTCCACTGGGTCAGCTTCCCATACTGCTTAATATCTGTAATCCATTTTTCGTGTGACTCCTTGGAGTTGCAACTGAAGCCAACTAATTTGCAGTTTGATTTTAGAAACTCTTCGTACATGTTTCCGAATTCTGCGAGCTCTGTTGTGCACACGGGGGTGAAGTCGTTTGGGTGACTAAAGAGGATGCACCACATGTCCCCCATGTACTCGTACAGGTCGAAGGGGCCCTCCACATTGGACGCGGCGGCGGTGAAATTGGGGAAGGGGCACCCCAGGTGGTACGCCATGGTGAGGGGGTGAGGCGGTTAGGCGGCTAAGCGGCGAGGGGAGAAAGTACCCAATGTGCGTCAGGTCACCTTTGCCTCAGCGCACAAGCGGGCCCCTCCACGAAATGGAAGAGATGACGACGCGGTTAGCTCTCTCCTATCGTTATAGCAGTCGGTATCGCAGTAGTTGTCGTTGTCGAAGTCGCTATCGCTGTGCAGTTTGCGCAGGGTGGCCGACCACTGGCACGGAAGGATGACGTTGTGTAGTGAGCAAGTGGGGATAGGAGCGGGCTGCTATATAtctctgaaaaaaaaaaaaaaaatatttggctTCCTCAAATCAGGAATAAAACgaactgaaaaaatgggagagtAAGCAGGACGGATAAGTGAAGAACATCTCAATCGTGGAAAGAAGCAAATGGAATTAATTGCTTCTGCATTTTTACGCACGCACCGAGTGTTAGCGATTCGGGGGTAGATTCAAGGGATGCAGCGTCGGTAGGCAAGGGACATGAGTTGACCTAACGTTGAGTGAGTATACTACGCAGTGCCTTCCttttgatgaaattttttttctgtgaatGTGCTTTCAGAGGGGATAGAGGGCCTCTGATCTTAAGAAAGAGGTAGAAGATACATGTGCGACGTGAAACAGAAAgtgcaaaaaggaggggcCGATCGACCAAGGGGTGAGGATTTTTCTGATATGAGCAAACGGAAGTTCCACTTCTGCGTGGAGAGGACCTGAGGTGAGGCCACTGAATGCGAATCTTTTATGAGCCCTTGTTGTGTGTATGCACAATGGTAGGGAGGCCTCTCTTCGTTGCGGAAGACTGGCCACTTACTGTGAAGCAGTCCCCTTGTTGGTACTGTGAGCAGACCGAACTAAACAGCCCCCCTGTCGCCCCCTCCGTTTTAACCTGTTAAAGTGGCGTTCCACGTGTGCATCGACGTGGAACTCACCAGGTACGACCtttagtggaaaaaaaaaaaaaaatataaataaagaatgaaaataataaaaaaaaaagatagaataaaaataaataaaaaaaaaaaaccattttaGCGTTACACCATGTGGTTCagtttttcatatattttttttttttttttattttacgcaGCCCGCTTCTGGCACATCTATCAGTGTTGACTTAACGTGTTGTTGTGGTTACCTCCTCGCTTGATGGCGCGTCACAAGGAACTGGTTGAGTGGCACACGGAACGACACATTtgagcagaaaaaggaaagaatacgtttctccttcttcgtgTCAGTTAAGCAGAGGTGTTGTAGTGTGTGCACGTTTTTTTGTGTAGGAGGATACCCCCCTTGGGGAGTTGCATTTTACGTTTTTGAGTATAGCCTGTTGCGACgttacttgttttttttttttttttgagtatAACCTGTTGTGACgttacttgtttttttttttttttttctttttgcattcGACTTGATGTTCATTCGCCTGAAAATCCCACTCTTGACAAATTGCAAtgggttcattttgttgctcCTCTTTTGGGGTAGCATCTCCTTTacctcccccttcccccgcATGTGtgttttattccattttttctgttaatgATCTGTGAAAATGTGTGCGTATGGCTGATTTCCCAGTGGGGTCCATCCGCGCGTGCCCTCTTTTCGAGGATATCGGAGTGGGttaaggggggaaaaggatAATAATCGCAGAAGGGGGGGTCACCTGTTTATGTCGCTACTCAGTACAGTCATCGGCGTGACATTTATGTGTACTTTTCTTTGCCTTTAATTTTGTATCCTTTTGGTTTACGCTTATAATGCTTTGGTCCACGCTTGTAATGCTTTGGTCCACGCTTGTAATGCTTTGGGCCTCTGTTTTTCGGgggattccccttttttgcgcgcTACTATCCCAGGTGGAAGAACCGGTGGTGCTTCGTTCGACGGCGAACTGGGGAGATCCATGCAGGTGTCCTCCGGTATGCCTCTTAGTTACCACTAGTGGAGAGTCAACACTGTGGGGAActctgtccatttttttttttgtaatctTTACGTTGGCGAGGGGTCCAGTCCACGCAAGGCGCCCACCTGTGCGTGAGTGTCTGCTTTTGCGTATATGCTTTTGCGTGTCTGCTTTTTCGTGTCTGCCTTTGCGTGTCTGCTTTTTCGTGTCTGCCTTTGCGTGTCTGCCTTTGCGTGTCTGCCTTTGCTTGTCTGCCTTTGCGTGTCTGTACTGGGCGTGCCCCCCCCCTTACgtaaaggaataaaaaaaaagaagctccTCTGAGGGACAAGGAGAGAAACCAATTAAGTTACGAAAGATACTAGGGGGGTGGTgctaattttcattttccttttttttaacgaccCAAGCTATGTTTCGTTTAGGATGTGTTGCACGTTAGCATGGCCTACTCGTTGGTTGGGAGTGATGGAGTCCCTTCCCATAGACATGATGGTGTGTCTGTTCACCCACTTGGGTATTACGTCGCAACCATGGTGAAGATgcgaagtggtgaagtgACGATGCAAAGAGGTGAGGTGTCGATgcgaagtggtgaagtgACGATGCGAACAGGTGAAGTGACGATGCGAAGAGGTGAAGTGACGATGCGAAGAGGTGAAGTGACGATGCGAAGAGGTGAAGTGACGATGCGAAGAGGTGAGGTGACGATGCGAAGCAGCACAGCATAgctgtccttttttgttgcacAGCTGTGCCTGGACAGGGTGTGGGGGTGGTCCCTTTAAGGGAACGGGGACGTCTACCATGTTACACGATTGAGTGTTCTCCGCGCCTGCTTATGTGATGCATACCCCTGGTGGAAGTGCACACCTCTGGGGCGATCATAGCAGTCATGTGAAGGTTCACCTGAATGGATCAGAATTTTTTCCAGAAAGGAGAACATACCGTTTGGGGGGCAGGGTAGTAGTAGTATTAGTAGCATTAGtggtagtagtagtagtagtagtagcatTAGAAGTAGTACTCCCCTTGTTACTCCCCTGTTCGGGGAGGTATTTTCCCCAACGTGGGAGTTTCCCCGTTTGGTGGCCCATTTTGACGATGCCTTTTTGGGACGCCTTCTGATGAAACGTTTTTCGGACGACTTTCTTTTAGCTTTGCAGTCCACTGCGCAACATTgactttgtttttaattccccGCGGTGACTTTCCCACTTAgctgcttgtttttttttttttttttttttctcgtccTCCCCGTTTCGCCTCCTCGACTGCCTCCAACCCAAGTGCGCCATCCCGCCTCGCCCCACctcgcctctttttttttttttttcccgagtGCGCAAATTTCACGCTATGCAGAATTTCCCCTTAGaggattttttccttcgtgcAAAAGTTAACGCAGCGGCAGATTAAAatatgaaggaaaaagaattaaGGGAACAAATGAGCATCATCATTTCGTGCATATGAGGAGAGGTTACCCCTAAAAGTGTGTATGTTTGCGTCCCcgaacgcaaaaaaatgcacgtTTGAAAGTAGCGTGAGCGTACGTAAGGCATTACACGCGCACAGGTATACTCACGTACGTACTTACGTATGTACTAGGTGaacacattttgtttttttttttttgttttttgttttttttttttctatcccctttttgtaaactTCTTGAGGCTCATTTGTGTCGAGCTAATTTGCGCATTGACATGGGGAATGTGAATGTCCCGGGGACCATCTCGGAGACTGTCCCGGAGACTGTCCCGGAGACTGTGCCGGTGACTGTCCCAGTGACTGTGCCGGTAACTGTCCCTGTGATTCTGACTCCGGCTGATACACCGGTTGACACACCGGTTGACACACCGGCTGATACACCGGCTGATACACCGGCTGACACACCGGCGATGCGCGCGTTCCCGCTTTGGGGCGGAGTTTCCCACCATGCTAGCCAAACCGCGCTGCGCTGAAACGCCGCTTTGCCGCTAGTGGTGGTGCAGAGATGCACAGGAATTGGCACGTGTGCTTCTGTGCGCCGGCCGCCTACCGCCGAGGCATCGCGCAGTTGTATCGTGAGGCAGTTGTGCAGACGCTGCGCCCGCTTCGTTGGCGGGGCGCAAAGAGCAGACCCAAGACATAGCAGCGGGGGTAGCCACGTGAGACCCCCACCCGAAGGGGCTACCCAGAGAGAGGCCCCCAAACTGGTCATCCCAAGCGGCCATTCGAAGCGGCCAATCTAAGCGGCCACCCTGAGCAGTCACTCTAAGCGGCCGCTTTAACTGTCCACCATAACTGGGCACCATAACTGTCCACTTTAACTGTCCACTTTAACAGACCACCTTTACTGACCACCTTTACTGACCACCGTCACTGTCCACTTCTACTGACCACCTTTACTGACCACCCTAACTTCCCACTTTAACTGACCACCTTAATCGCCCCACCCCACGCGACGGCCCAAAATGGACAGTCTCGAAATGAACCTCCTGATCGAAAACTACatagatgaagaaaaggtgTGCCATAATTTCCCCTTTAGAAAATTCCACCTTCTATTATATGCCTATAGAAATTACCACCAGACAATTTATTTGCGGAAGAAGGAGCTAGCTAATGTGGAGAATCATGGTAGATGCAAGGGTAGCGATTCTAAAAACGGGTTCGATGGTGGTAGCCATGAAGCGTTAAGTGTAAACTTGGTAAAGAatcaatataattataaaaaaaagaagaaaaaaaagaagcaaatatCTTTTGGTACCTCGGAGAGCTTTCGAAGTGACGTCAGTGCCAATGGACGAAGGAACACTGCACAATGCGTCGGGATCCCCGATGCTTCTACCCCCACGATGGCATTCACTCGCACAGCAAGCATAACTGGTACAAGCGTGATGGCTTCAGGCACCAGCGTGATGGCTTCGGGCACCAGCGTGATGGCTTCGGGCACCAGCGTGATGGCTTCGGGCACCAGTGTGATGACTCCTTGTGCCAGTGCCGAGGCGAACTTAGCGACCCACGACACAAATAAAAACCAGATGGAGAAGCCTTCCGGGCAAGGGGAGAACCCTGGGGGAAAAGCATACAAAAGAACAAActcagaaaataaaacagacCGTTGCATTTTACCGAAACAGAAAGAATTGCCTGAACATGGTCAGGCTGTAGAGGACTATTCTGAAGAAGACATGATAAAACTTGTGTACTATTTTTTGGGTAAGTTTGTGTTTAGTAAGgacaggaagaagaaaaataagttGAGGGGGAAGAACAGCTTGCTGTTGATGTTGGAGAGGGAGGAGGATGGTCAAGCGAATTCGATGGTGGGGTcgaagggagaaaagaagAGGGCAGTCAAGGGTGCGCCCAGGGGAGCCTCCCGAGGGAGAGGCAAGAGTGGTGAAGCGGAGGAGAAGGGAGTGACGAACGAGGTGGAGAAGGGAGTGACGAACGAGGTGGAGAAGGGAGTGACGAACGAGGTGGAGAAAGGAGTGACGAACGAGGTGGAGAAGGGAGTGACGAACGAGGTGGAGAAAGGAGTGACGAACGAGGTGGAGAAGGGAGTGACCAACGAGGTGGAGAAAGGAGTGACCAACGAGGTGAAGTTGGAGCTGATGAACGAAACGGAGCAGGACGCACGGGAGAAGCTGCCAAAGGAGCAGACCAGCTGCGagcaggagggggagaaaccCGCAGAGGGGGGCGATGGTACCCAGAGAAGTGAAGTCGGAGAGGTAGGAGAGGTGTGCGAGGGGGAGGCGAACGTGGAAGGGGGTGGAGGTGGCGCCGAATTGAAGGTTGCCGCGGATAGTGCAGATGTGAAAGCTGCCCCGGAAGGAGAAGACCCATTCGGCAGGAAGCGAAAGGAGAAAGACAAAAGGGAGCAGCCAAATAAGGGGGTCAGCGAAGTGAACAGCTCCGAGTCAGGGAAAACAAACCCACATGGAGAGGCACACGAGAGGAGTGGAAAAGCGTGCATGAGCAGTGACAACTACGAAGTTGCAGTGAGGCAAGCaggagcagaagaaggaggagcagaagagggagaagcagaagagggaggagcaaaagaaggggaagaagcagtcGTAGAAGCAGTCGCAGAAGCAGTCGCAGAAGCAGACGCAGAAGCAgacgcagaagaagaaaaaagactCGAACTAATCATTAATTCTTTTCTGAATAGAAAGCAAATTTGCTTTACGCtgaatgatattttttatcccttCACTAATCGGAACCTCAACATGTCtaggaagaagcagcagaaTAAGAAGCTGGCAAAGAATAAATCATTTGAGCGCACTAATAATAGGTTTTCTAGAATTCTTGGACATGTCGACCTTCTCGACCCACGAGATAGTGCACCGTCTAGGAGGTACCTTAAAAGTAAAGTAATTTACGGAAAATTGAAGAAAGGACTAAATCTCCTACTTAAGcatgaaaagaagaagaagaggaagtaCAGGAGACAAGGAGCAGGTGGTAAGGTCGATGATATCGTGTCGGTACCCCCGATTGGTGAGGGGGTGGAAGGTAGTCTCACcagtggggggggaaac is part of the Plasmodium cynomolgi strain B DNA, chromosome 1, whole genome shotgun sequence genome and encodes:
- a CDS encoding WD-repeat protein p103 (putative), encoding MLNYSLSNICGCVYTGGKIRFSGDGNTLFVPVNNRINVYDLSDNKCNTLKSESKNDLRHIVIHPNMEIAITIDKFEYGCILNLLKDQIISRILFKSKTGIVTSFNYESMYSPQEEQDSVNCALFTHRGEYFLLGIGRRVVIWKSPNRKNNYRLVKYNDICYHSLNVTWIDVSEDDRFFLTCSYDLTIRIHTVEKRRKVRPTVLGGNKSTIVAAFFSKGGEFIFSVNQSGLILVWSYEEAMSEEVGGAAGEAGGEAMNEATGDGTEESPEQPEQPEQPLSTASAPTKAFARRWRQKKVYFCNQEKNEEVTSVCFNREHSLVVIAYSSGRFGIYSAPDMTSLYTISINASTIDDITISNDGQWIALAEANNGTVIVWEWKSESYIMKQSTTSRNVRCVKFSPIISHLKIGSHIVETANAYHESENFTSKFVIVTGSEDGSIRLYDYVSYMNFVTFSVHTDAVTDVCFLPQGNAFVSCSLDGTVRAFDLLRYRNFKVQFLCVSVNLSGNIVAAGGRGSEYVVYIWNVQTAKCIDKLYGHNSPIMKVCFSTSLKNEGIIASCSWSKKVLLWDLYARRNKGSKFDEMVNSHDVSFMCFDPRGNDILAICTMSCKIIFWDVQSQEIIGTVEGARDIKRGHYIGQQYSAIPRMKKRKKIMHGRHDENGKHADSVYEDELEDEGINSVVNQNCYFTAVDYIQNGNYIIGCANCSVSLYIYDTNLYVLMKIIDLTSNYCVDGIRREYSRRYLTAQGSNICEFDLSDEEGDLYIDKYRIANRKKKNSMLPGSLEEHWMVNRFKKHKLTLNRLSISGDDRHVAVACSVGLYVFTKDHQFQYVVPVRLCSKNGDGKHITSGGNGGYRGLVAPLLYEPQYLTEHVNVRNLKMAVRRNEYVKAFLLCLALNSYEHIVEVYEKTPYHVVPLCVKILTKPFVFLLINFIKVLLLNDTMKHIHLHLCYLNAIFTSHFSVFVNTDMGGQSSRGGSTKQGKQQQGKQQEQQQGGGARVVSPHGVEDHRNALLLILKQLFTVYSGLQHLYGDNTHVLRYLCAQRP
- a CDS encoding 1-cys peroxidoxin (putative) — its product is MAYHLGCPFPNFTAAASNVEGPFDLYEYMGDMWCILFSHPNDFTPVCTTELAEFGNMYEEFLKSNCKLVGFSCNSKESHEKWITDIKQYGKLTQWKIPIVCDESRELATRLKIMDEKEKDIKGLPLTCRCVFFISPDKVVKATLLYPATTGRNANEILRVLKSLQLTSEQPVATPVNWKVGDKCCVLPTVGDADLPALFPKGVQKVQLPSEKPYLRFTSL